One genomic segment of Chitinophaga sancti includes these proteins:
- a CDS encoding sensor histidine kinase — protein sequence MKKPFDFTRLLIPENVKYVHIVFWCIMLILYTLNIMFLYSTNGLISLMFGLRNLLGAMFFFYFIFYVLVPVFLNRKERILFFVGLLVPFWIWAVINYSFMSLLINYFTIADRDLLASVKVIADKSIWQIMAPHTILQTSIGVLMIVTPPITIKLVEEISRSVNRALRLERDNLNLEVSFLRSQLNPHFLFNTLNNIYSLSVRNNPRAPELIMQLSDMLRYTLYESNREEVELSKEADFLYNYVQLEKARYGKDVDIQFVYDAESLEGYKIVPLLTFPFIENSFKHGLDTSTQNPWLKISFEVTDNTLFFEIANSKGDESLFKHHKESGTGGIGIANTKKRLSLLYQNKYSLSINNSPDSHSINLNITLI from the coding sequence ATGAAAAAACCCTTTGATTTTACCCGACTACTTATCCCGGAGAATGTAAAGTATGTGCACATCGTATTCTGGTGTATTATGTTGATCCTGTATACCCTGAATATTATGTTCCTTTACTCGACGAACGGACTTATTTCCCTCATGTTTGGTTTAAGGAACCTGCTGGGGGCCATGTTTTTCTTTTATTTCATCTTTTATGTACTGGTACCGGTTTTCCTGAACAGGAAGGAACGGATCCTGTTCTTTGTAGGCCTCCTGGTTCCCTTCTGGATCTGGGCAGTGATCAACTATTCTTTTATGTCACTGCTTATTAACTATTTTACAATAGCAGACAGGGATCTACTGGCTTCGGTAAAGGTGATCGCCGATAAATCTATCTGGCAGATCATGGCGCCGCACACCATTTTGCAGACCTCCATCGGGGTGCTCATGATCGTAACGCCGCCTATTACCATTAAACTTGTGGAAGAGATCTCCCGGTCAGTGAACAGGGCACTCCGGTTGGAAAGAGATAACCTGAACCTGGAAGTGAGTTTTCTACGTTCGCAGCTAAATCCACACTTTTTATTCAACACGCTCAATAATATCTATTCGCTGTCTGTCAGAAATAATCCCAGGGCACCTGAATTAATTATGCAGCTCTCCGATATGCTGCGTTATACCCTGTACGAATCAAACCGCGAAGAAGTAGAGTTGTCAAAAGAAGCCGATTTTTTATATAACTATGTTCAACTGGAAAAAGCCAGGTATGGAAAGGATGTAGATATTCAGTTTGTATACGATGCTGAATCCCTGGAGGGATATAAGATCGTACCGTTGCTGACATTCCCGTTTATCGAGAATTCATTTAAACACGGGCTGGATACATCCACCCAAAATCCATGGCTGAAGATTTCATTTGAGGTGACGGACAATACCCTCTTTTTTGAAATCGCAAATAGTAAAGGGGACGAATCATTATTTAAACATCATAAAGAATCCGGAACGGGGGGGATAGGGATTGCAAATACGAAAAAGCGCCTATCCTTGTTATATCAGAATAAGTACTCATTATCTATCAACAATAGTCCGGATTCCCATAGCATCAACCTTAATATAACTCTTATCTAG
- a CDS encoding LytTR family DNA-binding domain-containing protein — protein sequence MKKIKCIIVDDEPLSRELLESHIERIPFLELVKSCADAFDAIDILQTDTIELLITDIQMPRINGLELIKSLSNPPFLIFATAYSNYAIEGYDLNAVDFLLKPISFERFLKAINKAKKDIDQKAGEAAASTPAPASATQLPQHLFVKDGHKLSKILFEDILYIEGMKDYIKIVTKQKNVVTYMRMKSIEEVLPETQFVRIHKSYIIHLPAIKSVVGNSIELINNESIIISKQHKQMLIDRLNVAGKV from the coding sequence ATGAAGAAAATCAAATGTATCATCGTAGATGATGAGCCGTTATCCCGGGAATTGTTAGAAAGTCATATCGAGCGCATACCCTTCTTAGAACTTGTCAAATCCTGCGCAGATGCTTTCGATGCGATAGACATATTGCAGACAGATACCATTGAGCTCCTGATCACAGATATCCAGATGCCGAGAATCAATGGCCTGGAACTGATCAAATCATTGTCTAATCCGCCCTTCCTGATCTTTGCCACTGCCTATTCCAACTATGCGATCGAAGGGTATGACCTGAATGCGGTAGACTTTTTATTAAAGCCTATTTCGTTCGAAAGATTTTTAAAAGCGATCAATAAAGCAAAGAAAGATATTGATCAGAAAGCAGGAGAAGCAGCAGCATCCACTCCTGCACCTGCAAGCGCTACACAGCTGCCACAACACCTGTTTGTAAAAGACGGACACAAGTTGTCAAAGATCCTGTTCGAAGATATCCTGTATATCGAAGGCATGAAAGATTATATCAAAATAGTCACGAAACAAAAGAATGTAGTGACCTACATGCGTATGAAGAGTATTGAAGAAGTGCTGCCCGAAACACAGTTTGTACGCATACATAAGTCTTATATTATCCACCTGCCTGCTATTAAATCAGTAGTAGGAAATTCAATTGAATTGATAAATAATGAATCAATCATCATATCAAAACAACATAAACAAATGTTGATCGATCGATTGAATGTAGCTGGTAAAGTATAG
- a CDS encoding class I adenylate-forming enzyme family protein, producing MYKDSFFIPFKEHHDSIIIDATQSKSYTYEEVYNQIDDIAAGIEALQLAQHSIVVIYGYKNAYKSLLLFFSCLKCDLIPFLVETGGLSKITDLKFNALIAEAAVTDSIVENATAQKVNDAYVYYNLHDDIYIGDENDLLVVSSSGTTAGTPKKILLGKQQTIANIASNREAMSITKDDVTLVLLPVSYSYGLIAQFLTHFFTGAKIVLGERLLGILQLPQLFQKHQITNVFMTPLLARLILYYYQKIPKIKNNLRFITMGGDKPHLPTFQNVFRLFSCPIYSTYGLAEAGPRVATCKYTEVPEQDSEACIGLVNPGITLRVAHTEKYQDKYNDTPIGYLQIESPSIYLGYIRGNVLDKPSSNAVLTTKDIVVKKDNRYFILGREGDFIEYKDRIIWFNSLSDELYHAPEVLKVSIRKDSEDRMEIGVFHRNKINVPEVEQALKDKYDLHAGDHYDLKLIEFNNTYYK from the coding sequence ATGTATAAGGACTCATTTTTCATCCCTTTCAAAGAACATCACGACTCGATCATAATAGATGCTACACAGTCGAAGAGTTATACCTATGAAGAAGTGTATAACCAGATTGACGATATAGCTGCGGGCATCGAAGCGCTGCAACTGGCACAACATTCTATCGTAGTGATCTATGGCTACAAGAATGCATACAAATCATTGCTGCTGTTTTTCTCCTGTCTGAAATGCGATCTGATCCCATTCCTGGTAGAAACTGGCGGATTGAGTAAAATCACAGATCTTAAGTTCAACGCGCTCATTGCAGAAGCAGCTGTGACAGATAGTATCGTAGAAAACGCCACTGCACAAAAAGTAAATGATGCATACGTTTATTACAACCTGCACGATGATATTTATATAGGCGATGAAAATGATCTGCTGGTAGTATCCAGTTCCGGCACTACCGCAGGCACTCCTAAAAAGATACTGCTGGGCAAACAGCAAACCATCGCAAACATTGCCTCCAACAGAGAAGCAATGTCTATCACAAAGGATGATGTGACGCTTGTATTACTACCTGTATCATACTCCTACGGCCTCATAGCACAGTTTCTTACACACTTCTTTACAGGTGCAAAGATCGTACTGGGCGAAAGATTGCTGGGCATCTTACAACTACCACAGCTCTTTCAGAAACACCAGATCACGAATGTGTTTATGACGCCCCTGTTGGCAAGACTCATTTTGTACTATTATCAAAAGATACCCAAGATCAAAAATAATCTGCGGTTCATCACCATGGGAGGAGACAAGCCACACCTGCCTACATTCCAGAATGTATTCAGACTGTTCAGCTGCCCTATCTATAGCACCTATGGCCTGGCTGAAGCGGGACCCAGAGTCGCAACCTGCAAATATACAGAGGTACCCGAACAGGATAGTGAAGCCTGCATTGGCCTTGTCAATCCAGGTATCACCCTCCGGGTAGCACACACAGAAAAATACCAGGACAAGTACAACGATACGCCCATTGGCTACCTGCAAATAGAAAGCCCTTCCATCTACCTCGGTTATATCAGGGGCAATGTGCTGGACAAACCTTCTTCCAATGCGGTACTCACGACAAAAGATATTGTGGTGAAGAAAGATAACCGCTACTTCATACTGGGTAGGGAAGGAGATTTCATCGAATACAAAGACAGGATCATCTGGTTCAATAGTCTCTCCGATGAACTCTATCATGCGCCCGAAGTACTGAAAGTAAGTATCCGGAAAGATAGTGAAGACAGAATGGAAATAGGCGTCTTTCACAGAAATAAGATCAACGTGCCCGAAGTGGAACAGGCGCTGAAAGATAAGTACGACCTGCACGCAGGGGATCACTATGACCTGAAATTGATAGAATTTAATAATACCTATTACAAATGA
- the fabZ gene encoding 3-hydroxyacyl-ACP dehydratase FabZ, translating into MTTAEFDTLKPSALLPHREPMLLVDKVLHTDFKNTITTETEIGEDMIFLKGHFPGYPLLPGVIIIEAMFQASGVLNRVATLERDGEAQQKKKLGKAVKVKSAVFYKEVLPGDKLVITSERIKNILNFSEYKATATVNGEVVCKAEITLSISI; encoded by the coding sequence ATGACAACGGCAGAATTTGATACCCTGAAGCCTTCCGCGCTACTACCCCACAGAGAGCCAATGTTGCTGGTGGATAAGGTACTGCACACAGATTTTAAAAATACCATTACCACCGAAACCGAAATAGGGGAGGACATGATATTCCTGAAAGGACACTTCCCCGGTTATCCCTTACTACCAGGTGTAATCATTATCGAAGCCATGTTCCAGGCCTCTGGTGTACTCAACAGGGTCGCTACGCTGGAAAGAGATGGTGAAGCACAACAGAAGAAGAAATTGGGCAAGGCGGTGAAAGTAAAATCTGCCGTGTTCTATAAGGAAGTGTTACCCGGAGATAAGCTCGTGATCACATCTGAACGCATCAAGAATATATTAAACTTCAGCGAGTACAAGGCGACAGCCACAGTAAACGGTGAAGTAGTATGTAAAGCAGAAATCACTTTATCTATAAGCATATGA
- a CDS encoding beta-ketoacyl synthase N-terminal-like domain-containing protein yields the protein MKNNNKILITGLGSISPLGYGSAAAREKILAGENGIKIKTNWANTSIQPQYYGEAPVVEFAGEVKWDDRFPPQQYSKLGLLACKKALDDAGIVLEAADNEIGLVIETSLGATASVEDYLYDLYRFGLQKISPVKFTKTVANTVLGDISRVFKLNGPSSLIYNSNSITYGFDLIKKGLADIVICGGVDHYTEFRVLSEQESNHLVNVNEGTDAFSAATKEPDDRRNILGDGAAFLVLESEASAARRGAKRYAELVEYHSCFDYQNVEDTTRRSPAVVKSAIDALKPIVTASGKLVYLSAYTTAEQLEHSERHLLEDLNKQHETYSLRHKAYTGDMKSASSIMGASIASQILYSDRFPEPDAAGEYPSGFGYALVNTSHEGGGSSHLLLRKTH from the coding sequence ATGAAAAATAATAACAAAATTCTGATCACTGGCCTTGGCAGCATCTCCCCACTGGGATATGGATCTGCCGCCGCAAGGGAGAAAATACTCGCAGGTGAGAATGGCATCAAAATAAAAACCAACTGGGCCAATACAAGTATTCAACCCCAGTATTATGGAGAAGCACCTGTAGTAGAATTTGCCGGAGAAGTAAAATGGGATGATCGGTTCCCTCCCCAGCAATACTCCAAACTCGGTCTGCTGGCCTGTAAGAAAGCACTCGATGATGCAGGCATCGTACTCGAAGCCGCTGACAACGAAATCGGTTTGGTCATAGAAACCAGCCTCGGTGCTACGGCTAGTGTAGAAGATTACCTGTATGACCTGTACCGGTTCGGGTTGCAAAAAATAAGCCCGGTGAAGTTTACGAAGACCGTTGCCAATACCGTATTAGGTGACATATCAAGAGTCTTCAAACTAAATGGTCCCAGTTCTTTGATCTATAATTCCAACAGTATCACCTATGGGTTTGACCTGATTAAAAAAGGTCTTGCAGATATAGTGATCTGTGGTGGAGTGGATCACTACACAGAGTTCAGGGTACTGAGCGAGCAGGAAAGCAATCACCTGGTCAATGTAAATGAAGGGACGGATGCATTCAGTGCTGCTACAAAAGAGCCGGATGACCGCCGCAATATACTGGGAGATGGCGCCGCCTTCCTGGTGCTGGAAAGTGAAGCCAGCGCTGCACGTAGAGGAGCCAAACGATATGCAGAACTGGTAGAATACCACAGCTGCTTTGACTACCAGAATGTGGAAGATACCACCCGTCGCTCACCAGCAGTCGTGAAATCTGCGATCGATGCTCTCAAACCTATCGTAACAGCCAGTGGTAAGTTAGTCTACCTGAGTGCCTACACCACTGCCGAACAACTGGAACACAGCGAACGGCACCTGTTAGAAGACCTGAATAAACAACACGAAACATACAGCCTGCGGCACAAAGCCTACACTGGTGATATGAAATCGGCCAGCAGCATTATGGGGGCAAGCATTGCCAGCCAGATCCTGTACAGTGACCGGTTCCCTGAACCGGATGCAGCGGGAGAATATCCTTCCGGGTTCGGCTATGCCCTGGTCAATACAAGCCACGAAGGTGGCGGTAGTTCTCATCTCTTACTTAGAAAAACACATTAA
- a CDS encoding SDR family NAD(P)-dependent oxidoreductase has translation MKNIFITGGSKGIGKELVKTFARLGHQVVFTYQYSAESAQKIVDELHAEGFPNVYTFKCDMGNEAEVKALFKSNKEILRDVDVLINNAGIRDSKLNANPKPFLMTSSAEWWEVMHNNVNGVMNTSRAVLPSMIKRKNGRIINVTSLAGIKGNPGQSAYAASKAAINCFSKSLSKEVKGMGIIINCVAPGFIETDMVDNLPDQYVSNRVGNSLLKRMGTTDEISNFISYLALECPEFLINQEIVIDGGMN, from the coding sequence ATGAAGAATATTTTCATCACAGGCGGTTCCAAAGGAATCGGCAAAGAACTGGTAAAAACCTTCGCCCGACTGGGTCATCAGGTAGTATTCACTTACCAGTATTCAGCAGAAAGCGCACAGAAAATAGTGGATGAACTCCATGCAGAAGGCTTCCCAAATGTATACACCTTCAAGTGCGACATGGGCAATGAGGCAGAAGTAAAAGCCCTGTTCAAATCCAACAAAGAGATCCTGAGAGATGTGGATGTACTGATCAACAACGCAGGTATCCGCGACAGCAAGCTCAATGCAAACCCCAAGCCTTTCCTCATGACATCAAGCGCAGAGTGGTGGGAAGTGATGCACAACAACGTCAATGGCGTAATGAATACCAGTCGTGCAGTACTGCCATCAATGATCAAAAGAAAGAACGGCAGGATCATCAATGTGACCTCGCTGGCAGGTATCAAAGGCAACCCCGGGCAATCGGCTTATGCCGCCTCCAAAGCCGCCATCAATTGCTTCTCCAAGTCATTGAGCAAGGAAGTAAAGGGCATGGGTATCATCATCAACTGTGTGGCGCCTGGTTTTATCGAAACAGATATGGTAGACAATCTGCCTGATCAATATGTAAGCAACAGGGTTGGTAATAGTCTGCTGAAGCGGATGGGTACCACGGATGAAATTTCGAACTTCATCTCTTACCTGGCGCTTGAATGTCCCGAATTTTTAATCAACCAGGAAATCGTGATCGATGGTGGTATGAACTAA
- a CDS encoding beta-ketoacyl-[acyl-carrier-protein] synthase family protein: MKKRVVVTGIGAISALGNNIAEMTESLENGRIKYNAIPSDRFSTAHKLFANNRGFMMDYELYQSSWDKDVSIMSEVAVKCIQEAIDSANLSEEKLHEHNAGLIIGTSVGASFPILQRIKKSVQENEDDYELALYSTPKILGKIARAFKLQGYVSAISTACASGTNSIGRAFDLIENGKADIMISGGMDIFTELTYTGFNSLMAISKTKCKPFTKSRDGMSLGDGCAILILESLESAVERGAPIYAEIKGYHILNEAYHATAPHPDGIYALKCMKSALAYGGMSTDDVDYINAHGTGTGKNDSAELKGCEALLQEKTSKTYVGSTKCLTGHTLGAAGSIEAIISILSMQHNALYANYEADDLPESEKIEFVTQNKNNIPLDTVLSNSFGFGGNMASILLTKYKN; this comes from the coding sequence ATGAAAAAGAGAGTCGTTGTTACCGGTATCGGTGCCATATCAGCACTAGGCAATAATATAGCTGAGATGACAGAAAGCCTCGAAAATGGCCGCATCAAATACAATGCAATTCCATCGGACAGGTTCAGCACCGCCCACAAGCTATTTGCCAACAACAGGGGATTTATGATGGATTATGAACTCTATCAGAGCTCCTGGGACAAAGATGTATCCATCATGAGCGAAGTAGCTGTAAAGTGTATACAGGAAGCGATAGATAGCGCAAACCTGTCAGAAGAAAAACTGCACGAGCACAATGCAGGACTTATCATCGGTACATCAGTAGGAGCCAGTTTTCCCATCCTGCAGCGTATCAAGAAATCAGTGCAGGAGAATGAGGATGACTATGAGCTGGCGCTGTATTCGACTCCCAAGATCTTAGGCAAGATCGCCCGCGCATTCAAACTACAGGGATACGTTTCCGCCATCTCTACCGCCTGTGCATCCGGCACAAACTCGATAGGCAGGGCTTTTGACCTGATCGAAAACGGCAAGGCAGATATTATGATCAGTGGTGGAATGGACATCTTTACGGAGCTCACCTATACAGGGTTCAATAGCCTGATGGCTATCTCCAAAACGAAGTGTAAGCCCTTTACCAAATCGAGAGACGGTATGTCGCTGGGTGATGGGTGTGCCATCCTGATCCTGGAAAGCCTGGAATCGGCGGTAGAAAGGGGAGCACCCATCTATGCAGAGATCAAAGGGTATCACATATTAAACGAAGCCTATCACGCTACAGCGCCTCATCCGGATGGCATCTATGCATTGAAGTGCATGAAGAGTGCCCTTGCATATGGTGGTATGAGTACAGATGATGTGGATTACATCAATGCACACGGTACGGGTACAGGCAAGAATGATAGTGCGGAACTAAAAGGGTGTGAAGCCCTGCTACAGGAAAAGACCAGTAAAACCTATGTAGGGTCTACCAAGTGCCTCACGGGGCATACCCTGGGTGCGGCAGGCAGTATAGAGGCGATTATCAGCATCCTGAGCATGCAGCACAATGCCCTCTATGCAAACTACGAGGCGGACGATCTGCCTGAATCTGAAAAGATCGAATTCGTCACACAAAACAAAAATAACATTCCGCTGGATACAGTATTGTCCAACTCCTTTGGCTTCGGCGGAAACATGGCCAGCATTTTATTAACAAAATATAAAAACTAA
- a CDS encoding alpha/beta fold hydrolase, with translation MVQSINKNADECLIFFNPMSSDSRFWTTNIPKDLLERFEVIFYEYPGYNRPFIKLENFKELAQYIDKEVLDHIHKPIHLVGYSYGGLLVQHLLNLNRHNIKSAVLIACANRILARDKELLSVLKKVSDVDMYLFCRVLSLFSHGYEDFNKNPLIGLQKFSNLKLSIPDKVPIIQQMNHIIRTSRIEIRPQSTRAMLLYGSEDKMIDMDTLDSLHEYLENLSFKKLIGEAHIIDPTKMFHHIHQFLKTEEYAI, from the coding sequence ATGGTACAGAGCATAAATAAAAATGCGGATGAATGCCTGATATTCTTTAACCCCATGAGTTCAGACAGCCGCTTCTGGACAACCAATATTCCCAAGGATCTATTGGAGCGCTTTGAGGTCATCTTTTATGAATATCCAGGCTACAACAGGCCATTTATCAAGCTGGAAAATTTTAAGGAACTGGCCCAATATATCGACAAAGAAGTATTGGATCACATACATAAACCCATTCACCTGGTCGGTTATAGTTACGGAGGTCTCCTGGTACAGCACTTATTGAACCTGAACCGTCACAATATCAAGTCTGCCGTACTGATAGCATGTGCCAACAGGATTCTGGCAAGAGATAAAGAGCTGTTGTCTGTACTGAAAAAAGTGAGCGATGTAGATATGTATCTTTTCTGTAGGGTACTGAGTCTCTTCTCTCATGGTTACGAAGACTTCAACAAGAATCCATTGATCGGGTTACAGAAGTTTTCAAACCTGAAACTCTCTATACCTGATAAGGTGCCTATTATCCAGCAGATGAATCACATTATCCGTACCTCGCGGATCGAGATTCGGCCACAGTCTACGAGGGCGATGCTGCTGTATGGATCGGAAGATAAGATGATCGATATGGATACATTGGATAGTTTACATGAATATTTAGAAAATCTGAGTTTTAAAAAGTTGATTGGTGAAGCACACATCATTGATCCAACGAAAATGTTTCATCACATTCATCAATTCCTAAAAACAGAGGAATATGCAATCTAA
- a CDS encoding DUF2141 domain-containing protein translates to MKILFTSLLLLTTFAGFAQRNCSIKVKVRNILINKGDFYFALYNKEGDFMKVPFSKIKVPASRVKNGVIFTKLPAGEYAVTIFQDLNSNKTLDKVMSVPVEPYGLSNNVPAYPTYASTKFTVTDQSSITVSLRN, encoded by the coding sequence ATGAAAATATTATTTACATCCTTGTTGCTGTTGACAACGTTCGCGGGTTTTGCCCAGAGAAATTGTTCTATAAAGGTCAAAGTCAGAAATATACTGATCAATAAAGGGGATTTCTATTTCGCGCTTTATAACAAAGAAGGCGATTTTATGAAAGTACCTTTTTCAAAGATCAAAGTGCCTGCCAGCCGTGTGAAGAATGGCGTGATTTTTACCAAACTGCCGGCAGGGGAGTATGCGGTTACTATCTTTCAGGATCTGAATAGTAACAAGACGCTGGATAAGGTGATGTCAGTGCCAGTAGAGCCGTATGGGCTTTCTAATAATGTACCGGCTTATCCGACGTATGCGAGTACAAAGTTTACGGTGACGGATCAGTCATCGATAACAGTGAGTTTAAGGAATTAG
- a CDS encoding AAA family ATPase: protein MQRIYFKKVSIDNAFCFHPQQQLSFINEQGDWSRWTVILGENGTGKTTLLQLLATMEMQIISYRSDGKIDFSPSTEAFLSYGHPKPGPNAKVTVELMQHDHELLPPIKLQFSNFNIFGQPVFDDPIFGEIKCYGYGASRIMGPPTLTEEDLSINSATLFYDYLYLINAEEWFMRLDYNAKASAEDNRSFFEGRRELVKTILIKLLPDVEDIQLVAPTKENNAPRLEFKTFTGWVSLEDLSLGYKTMVTWAVDLAYRLFIRYAESANPLAEPAIVLIDEIDLHLHPKWQRQIFEHLSATFPQTQFIVTAHSPLIVQSLPGDSNLVLLKRKGDRVLIDQNIENVRHWRIDQILSSELFDVPIRNKDVETKLERRRILTAKPDRTQTEEQELAELQKFADSLPYAESELDRKAREIIRRAAAHLSNNKGLQQ from the coding sequence ATGCAGAGAATCTACTTCAAAAAAGTAAGCATCGATAATGCCTTCTGCTTCCATCCCCAACAGCAATTATCTTTTATCAACGAACAAGGTGATTGGTCCAGATGGACCGTGATACTGGGTGAAAACGGCACAGGAAAGACTACATTATTGCAGCTCCTGGCTACTATGGAAATGCAAATAATTAGCTACCGTAGTGATGGTAAAATCGATTTTTCGCCTTCTACTGAGGCTTTCCTTTCCTATGGTCATCCTAAGCCAGGACCCAATGCCAAGGTTACGGTTGAGTTGATGCAGCATGACCATGAGCTATTGCCACCTATCAAACTTCAATTTTCAAATTTTAATATATTTGGGCAACCGGTATTTGATGACCCCATATTTGGTGAGATTAAGTGTTATGGATATGGTGCTTCCCGGATAATGGGGCCTCCTACACTGACAGAAGAGGATCTTTCGATTAATTCTGCGACTTTGTTTTATGATTATCTATACTTAATAAACGCGGAAGAGTGGTTTATGAGATTAGATTACAATGCAAAGGCATCGGCTGAAGATAATAGATCTTTTTTTGAGGGTCGAAGAGAACTGGTTAAAACCATATTGATTAAATTGTTGCCAGATGTTGAAGATATTCAACTTGTAGCTCCTACCAAGGAGAATAATGCCCCCAGGCTCGAGTTCAAAACTTTCACAGGCTGGGTTTCATTAGAGGATTTAAGTCTGGGATATAAAACAATGGTGACATGGGCTGTTGACTTGGCGTATAGGTTGTTCATACGATACGCTGAGAGTGCCAATCCTTTAGCCGAACCAGCTATCGTGCTAATTGATGAAATCGATCTTCATCTGCATCCTAAGTGGCAGCGTCAGATTTTTGAACATTTGAGTGCTACGTTTCCTCAAACACAGTTCATTGTTACTGCCCATAGCCCCCTTATAGTTCAATCTCTTCCAGGAGATTCTAATCTGGTCTTATTAAAACGTAAGGGAGATCGTGTACTGATCGATCAAAATATCGAAAATGTACGGCATTGGCGTATTGATCAAATTCTGAGTAGTGAATTATTTGATGTTCCCATCCGTAATAAGGACGTAGAAACAAAATTGGAACGTCGTCGGATTTTAACGGCTAAGCCAGATAGAACGCAGACGGAAGAACAGGAATTAGCCGAGCTTCAAAAATTTGCAGATTCATTGCCATATGCCGAATCCGAACTGGATAGAAAAGCAAGAGAGATAATCAGGAGGGCTGCAGCTCATCTTAGCAATAATAAAGGCTTACAGCAATGA